From Bacillus marinisedimentorum:
ATTGCAGGTGTGGCGTTTTTAGTCTTATTCGGAACGGCCGGCTACTCCCTTCTGGAGGATGTGTCCCTTTTTGATGCGCTCTGGATGACGATGATCACTGTACTGACCGTCGGGTATGGCGACATCATACCGATGACCGCCGCCGGGAAGATATTTACAATGCTAATCATACCGGTGAGTATCGGGCTTGTGACCTATACACTCGGTTCGCTTGTGGTCATTATGATTGAAGGTATATTTTCGGATACAGTAAGGAGGAAGCGGATGGAGAGGGTAATCGGGAAACAGAAAAACCATATTATTATTTGCGGTTACGGCAGGGTCGGTGAACAGGTTGCCGCCCAGCTTGGGAATGAAGCGGTAAGTTCCGTCATTATTGATAAAGACGGCCGCAGTCTCGAAGAAATGCCAAATGATGTCCTTTTTATAGAGGGGGATGCAACTGAAGATGAAACGCTGATTGCAGCAGGAATTGAACGGGCTGCCGGACTTGTTGCCGCACTTCCGGATGATGCAGATAATGTGTTCATCTCACTGACCGCAAAAGGAATCAATCCGAACATTCAGGTGGTCGCAAGGGCAGAGAAGCTGGAATCAGAAGCAAAGCTGAAACGGGCAGGGGCAGATAAAGTCATTAATCCTTCCAACATTGGCGGACGCCGTATGGCGATGTCCATCATCAAGCCGATCAGTGTTGAATATGTCGATACGGTCCTGGAGGAACCGAATGAATCGTTCAGTATCGAGGAAGTTGTAATCGGAAGGCACTCCATGCTGCAGGGCAAAACGATCCAGTCGGCAAAAATCAGGGAGGCATTCGGTGTAACAATCGCGGCAATCAAAAGGGGAGACCGGCTGATCAGCAATCCGCTGGCTTCCGAGCAGCTTTCTGAGGGAGACTTGCTGATCATCTTCGGAAACAAGGATGAAATGCAGCTGTTTGAAGATGCGGCGAAGGAGAAATAAGCCTGCTTCTCCTCAGATAAAGAATTCCTGGAGAAAGAGGCTTCACATTTGATCCCTCTCCTTCATGTCAAACTTCAAACGCATTGGAAAGTGTATGGACCACAGCCAGGTTCTCATGGCCTGCTTCATGACGATGCGGATGAATATAGACCGCATTCATTCCCATTTTCAGGGCAGGGGCCACCTCGTTAATGAAATTGTCTCCGATTGAACATGTTTCATGGGCGTGAACCCCGAAACGGCCAAGAATGTTGCGGAAGAGGGACATTGTTGCCAGCGGCTTCCGTGAGGAGCAATATTTA
This genomic window contains:
- a CDS encoding potassium channel family protein, translating into MDALKSLLYGIAGVAFLVLFGTAGYSLLEDVSLFDALWMTMITVLTVGYGDIIPMTAAGKIFTMLIIPVSIGLVTYTLGSLVVIMIEGIFSDTVRRKRMERVIGKQKNHIIICGYGRVGEQVAAQLGNEAVSSVIIDKDGRSLEEMPNDVLFIEGDATEDETLIAAGIERAAGLVAALPDDADNVFISLTAKGINPNIQVVARAEKLESEAKLKRAGADKVINPSNIGGRRMAMSIIKPISVEYVDTVLEEPNESFSIEEVVIGRHSMLQGKTIQSAKIREAFGVTIAAIKRGDRLISNPLASEQLSEGDLLIIFGNKDEMQLFEDAAKEK